From Miscanthus floridulus cultivar M001 chromosome 15, ASM1932011v1, whole genome shotgun sequence, the proteins below share one genomic window:
- the LOC136507689 gene encoding uncharacterized protein, translating into MATGLKINYSKSMLVPMHVPQDRLEQIVRLLQCQQASFPQVYLGLPLSNVKLNLAAFAPLISKVDRRLSGWQAALLNHQSRLVLINSVLDGLATYMMQALALPPGNHLGH; encoded by the coding sequence ATGGCCACTGGTCTCAAGATCAATTACTCCAAGAGCATGCTTGTGCCTATGCACGTACCGCAAGACCGCTTGGAACAGATCGTCCGGCTCCTCCAGTGCCAGCAAGCAAGCTTTCCTCAGGTGTACCTTGGCTTACCACTCTCAAATGTCAAGCTTAACCTCGCCGCCTTCGCGCCCTTGATCTCCAAGGTCGACCGGCGGCTCTCTGGGTGGCAGGCTGCGCTGCTCAACCACCAAAGCAGACTTGTTCTCATCAACTCAGTTCTAGACGGTCTGGCCACCTATATGATGCAGGCTCTCGCGCTGCCCCCCGGGAATCATCTCGGCCATTGA